The DNA segment cgttcgttaagctaatcgaacgaacataaacgaacttcccgccgaacggttcacgaactgtttgttgaacgttcggttcgtttacagccctaagtaTACACAGTGTGAAAAGGCCTAAGCACCTTTTTTCACGGCTAAAGTGTGGTATTTTAATAAAgggtgaattgcaagttttgtcatTTTTCTTTATACATTTTTGGTGTTCTTTGTGTTTAAAATTGATaacttttgtacttaatgttttaaaTTGCTACACGTTCTAttctttaggcctaacccagttattTTTTTCAGTTAGTTTATATCACATAAGTGTAGTTTAGTCTTTTTActcatttattatttaaaaaatattttaacaaataaaacaaaaataaatataaaaaattaattaatatgATAAACATGTGTGtagatatttatttatttatttatattatatatgaAGAAAACCCCTCTCACTCTCTACCTCTCTCCAGCCACCACCCTCAATCACCTCTGGCCACCACTCTCAGTCACCTCTCTATCTCTTTCTACCTCTCTCCAACCACCACCAACAACCACTCCAGCCACCATTGAGTATAATTAGCAATTAGGCATGTAGCGATGTTCAAAACAGAATCAAACAAAGTTCTAGAGAAAAAGATAATTAGCAACTAAGAGCACTAATTGTTTAATGTAATGTCTAATGTGGTAGATACAGTGCCAATGAGAGATCCATTTTATACACAATCTGTGAATCTGTGAATTTAGGCCCATTATGTATTCACATAATTGACAAGATAACAAACATACCTTCAAATCTGCTATCTCATGTTCTCGTTTTGCAATGTCGATTGGAACTCAAAAGTCAAAATTGACATTTTATTACAGACACAAATATTATGCAGGTGGGGGGTAGTGGTTGGTGGTTGGAGTGCTGCTGTGCAGTGGCGAAGTTTGAAATTTTCGATCGGGGACGGAAGTCACTGGACCTAAAGTTTTCTataaaccgggggtcgaaaacgtatatacccaaaaatttctatacgaaaactatataCTCTCTACCACTTAAATCCTTTCAAAAATGTCCTCATGTGTCTAAAATTAATTGAAAAAGTAAACTAGGTTAGGCTTATAGAAGTTGAAAGGATAAAACGtgtaatattttaaaatattaattaactaCTCattaattttaaacccaattatGATGGATACCGCCTGCGAAAAAAggtataaaaaaatgaaaaaacttGTAATTCACTGGCGAAATTGAGTATTGCTCAGCAGCCACCACAATAAATAATAATACGACCCCTCTTCAATAACCATCAATCCACTTCATTCGCTGTTCTAGAATTCTCGCAACAAATTCAACTTCAACCCTATCTCCTGCCATCCTTTTCACACTCTCAAAGCCATTAACACAATGATTCCGTATCTCCGTCCACAACAGGTGCGTAATTAACACAATCTTATGTTTCAAATTTCGCCTATAAACACTTTCTTTCGTCTAACTGATTTTAATATATGTAATTCGAGTAGCATTAGTTTTGATCATTGTAATAACCTGTTTGATTATAAAACAATAACAACAAGGCCTGATCAGCAAAACTAGGGTTAGAAATTTGAGATAGATAGACAGTTGTTGTTATTTCAGTAGTCATGGCAACATGATTAGGATAGTTTAGTTTAGTTGTGGACAGACTCCTAACCTTCGACCGGCGTTGTGTCCTCCACGGGTGCGATTTTAACGCCAGTTGTTGTTTGGTGTTGATGTGTTGGTATGTGGACCTGATGAAGGACTTGACGAGGTTTATCGAAAATGACAGTTTGGTACTTCATGTACAACTTTCTTGTATACGTGTTTCGGTTTGAGAGATGAGGGGGCTGATGAGTAAAACTGGGAGTCATTTTTAGAACAAGAGTTTCATCAGGAACTAGTTTATGGATTGATTGTAGTTGGTCTGTCAGTTTCTTCGCACTGTCATAGTAGACGGTGATAGGATTATTACCTTGTTTACGCCACGCTTGCGGTATGCGCGTATAATGTATATACGTGTGGGccatcggggggcaaaagtgaaagtgcactaattttaacgttatttttactaatttcgtgaaaataacgttaaaagcatgcactaatcggtctttgtcccgattgctgagtgttatgtgcatTAAGTCCAAtacttgatgcaaaactacaatcgagccaggggtctcactggaagcagcctctctattcctacggggtagaggtaaggctgtctacatcttaccctccttagaccctacctttgctttgctattagtgggatttactgagtatgatgatgatgatgagagtGTTTGTTTTTTGATGAATATTTACTAAAAAATGTTTCTTCGATCACTTTCCAAAGTTGGGTAGTCGTGGTAGTTCCAATAGCAAGATGAGCGACGAAGCTATCGAGAGTTGTGTTGATACTTGATACAAGTGGACACGTATCCATCTGTTCGTTCCCAATTGTCACCGTCATCGGTGGGGTAGGTTAGACTTTAGAGCTTATGTGTTCAAGCAATCACATGGTTTTGAGAATTGTAACTGTTTAATTCTTCCAACTGAGGTAGTTTTCGTTGTTCAATTTAACACTCATGAAGCTTGTAACGTTGGTGATCCTTGTGAATCGTTGTGGGTCTTTTGGCCCCACATAACTACTTGATCAGGTTGTCATATTTGTTGGAAGTCAAGAACAAGACTAGGAGTTTGGTTTGTCATTGACCAAAAATCTGCTCCGATACAGTGAAAGAGTTTTTGTATAAAGCTTTTCTCATCATTCTATAAATTCGGAACTTGTTACGATGTATAATCATCAAAAGTAACTCAAGAGATCAAAGGAAACCAAAAAGACTACAATAATAGCTAAATAGTTGAAGTAAGTATAGTGAGACGAGAACTCTGCGTAAGATGTAGACGTTACATTCGAAACATCCCTATCAAAAACCGAAATCAGGTATTGCTGATCACCCACAGTAATATAATAAGACCCCTCTTCAATCACCATCAATCCATCCTCATTCGCTGTTCTAAAATGCTCACACGGGCTGATATCAAAATCAACTTCAACCCTTTCTCCCGCGATCGTTTTCACACTCTCGAAGCCTGCCAGTTGCGTCAACGGCTTATCGTTTCCATCCCCACTTTGATTCCGCTTCACGAACAGCAAAACCACATGTTTACCGTCCATTTCGCCGTGATTTTCGACCTCCAATGTTGCAGAAAACTTGGCGTTTTTACAAGCTTCTGTTTCTATGTCGTCAACAGGTGTGTAATGAACGGAATCTGAGGTTTTAAGTGTGGCGCCTTTGCTTGAGATTTGGCTTAAAAACAGTTTGTCTTGTGTGACATTTTTGAATCGGTATGTGTAATTCGAGTAGCTGAGCCCGTACCCGAATGGGAAAACTGTCGGGCCTGTGTAGAATCTATATGTACGGCCCGGGTAGCCTGAAGATGGATCTGGTCTCATTCGCATGTCTGTCATTGGTGTGTTGTTGAATTCTTTTGGGTACCATGTCATCGGTAGCTTCCCACCTGAAAGGTCGAGTTCAAGTGTGTTGTTAGTTCTCGAAAGGGCCTGCAAAATGATAATGATAGGTGCAATAGGCTGAACTAATAACCTTAGTAAGCCTGACAACCATGTCGGAAGTTAGAGGCGGCAAGAACTTTGGAGTTCATGGATTGGTTTTGACGGTTTATATGTTAAACCGTGGCAATTCCTacacgaacacgataacacgacacggacctacacgaagttaacaggtttTGTGTCTATAACATGTCGACACGTTAAAAAATGCTTaatttcgtgtcttaacaggttaaaTACCTGTTAACCTGTTAAGACCCATTAATGAGATGtctataattttaaataaaaaatatgcGGGGGCTCCTagtttgaaataaaaaaaaatatatggaactaaagtttatatatttaataacatgtcgtgttcgtgtcttaacaggttgtATGATATGCTGGTAATattttcgtgtcttaacaggacatttcgtgtaacctgtttatATTATCAGCCATCAGGTCCATGTTTGGAAAATCTAACACGAAAGATTCTGTGCGTGTTCATGTTTACTTCTTTCGAGTTCGTatcttatcgtgttcgtgtcttaacaagTCGGGTTGACATGATATGCCAACCCTTATTAAATGGTAAGCCAAACCGTTGTGTATAGTTTGAAAGATCATAGATATTTCATGATGgaaaaacaatattattacaaCAATTTCTAAATTTTTGTATAAAACAAGTTAGTGGGTTGAGGCAATCAAATATAGAGATTCTAGATCCGTGTGACCCTTTCTCTATTTAGCTAAAAGTTTTATTTGACATTTTGACCCATAAGATAAACCACAACCCACTTTGATCCATCTTAAACAGAGTTCTTAAACATTACCTGGATTATGATCACCAAAGATGACTTCTGCAAGTGCAATGCCACCTGATTCACCAGGATAACCACCCCACAAGATCGCACCGATCTTCGGATCACTTTTCGCGAACGAAATATCCACCGGACCACCACAAATCATAACCAAAACCACCGGTTTCTTAGCAGCTTTAGCAACTGCAGTGATCAAATCCTGTTGCTGACCTGGCAGCGCCAAATCCACACGATCAAAATCTTCCCTTTCCTCAGTCTGATCCAACCCCATAAACAGAACCACATAATCCGCCTTTTTAGCAACCTCAACAGCCTCACTAACAGAAGCAGTTGTACAGTTAACAGAGTCACAGCCTTTGTGATACTGTGTGTTGTTCACATAGTTTTCAAGTGCTTTGAGTGGTTCAATGGATTTGCAAGGTGGGCCCGCGTAGTTCCCGATGAGGGTGCGTGATGAGTTGGCGTTAGGACCTATAACGGCCAATGATGAGATGGTTTGTTTCAACGGTAGGAGTTTATCAGAGTTTTTTAGAAGAACAGTGCCGGTTTTTGCAGCCTCGAGGGCTAGGTCCTGGTGCGCTTTGGAGCAGACCTGGTTCGGACCGATGGAGCCGTATGGGAGTGAACTCGGGTCACCGTTGAACAAGCCAAGTCTCATTCTCATGGTGAAAAGGTTGCTAAGGGCTCTGTCTATGTCTGATTCTAGAAGCTTCTTCTTTTGGATTGCTGATTTTGTGTGGTTATTCAAGTAGGACCCACAGTTGAGATCCATGCCTGTTATTTTTtaacataacaaaaaaaaaaaacattaagtACCTTAGAGGAAGGTCCATATGGGCCAAAATCATTATATTTTGGTTCGGGTTGGGTTGACCTAAGACATTTTTTGTTCGAATTTTTGTGATAACAAGAATATATTACTAACAATCATCCGATTTTATGAATTAAACAATTTAGGAGGTTCATGTGTTAAAAACACTTGGGGTGACTTACAACCCATTTGACCTGTTTCCTTTTaagtttgacttttttttttttaaattttcccAGTACGACCTGGCAGAGAAATAACATAACCTGAATAAACCACTTCATTAGCAAATGGGTCGAAATAACATAACCTGCATTGACCCGTGCTGAATGTACATACATACCTGCTTTGAGCACTTCACTAACTGCATCTTCTGGAGTTTTTGTATAGTTTTGAACTTCATATATGATGGATACTGCATCACAATCTGAAGCGATGTACCTGAGCAAAGATGCCCGGAAAATAGGTGAAATTACTATGAAATGTTTCAAACTAAGAATTATTGTTAATCTCCTGATATGTTAATATCTAGGGGTGCTAAATGGGCTGTGTTTGCGGGCTGAACCTTAAATGAACCTGGATATCTTTCATGAGCCTGAAATCTGTGTCAGAAAAGCGTATTCATGGGTTGACAAGAACATGGCTCGTTTAACCCAAAaataattttattttgttttattttttttgacacggatttgacccgaacccgtttagactaaaacGAAATGTGTAAGTTTCGTGTTAGGTGGTAAAAACTAAGTATTGCACTTTTCTTGAGACAAATATTAAGTTTTTAGTTTTTTCTTGTTAAGGTTTCTTTTATTACCCTTGAAAGCTCCATTGCTTTCTAGCAATGTTGGTTAACAGATTTTTGTCGGCGCAGTTTGGGACTCCATTGACACGGTTGTAAGCGCACATGATTCCGCTAGCTTGGGCATTTTGTATGCAACTTTGGAAAGGCGGTTGATACGTGTCGGCAAGATCTTGCTTCGTCACCTGTTTTTGTATTTTCGCGCATGATTAGTGTTGCATGTATTCCATACTCTGAGTAAAGACATAATAAAATGGGTCGCTCTAATGAGGCCTGATCTGACTCATCGGTCTTAACCGTAATATGAAACCCAAGGTGGTGAAAAAGCACACAAGCGAAAGTATAAGGAGCTAAAAAGAAAATAAACTAACCTTGGCATCAAAACTGAATCTACCAACACCATTCCAGTGATCCAAATCATAAGCAGTGAAATGTTTGCAACAAGCAGAAGCTTGAAGATGTCCATCTTTAAGCCCTCCACCTTCAAAAGTGTCACCTTGGACCCCTCTAACATAAGAAATTGCATATATGCCACCGACCAATGGGTCTTCGCCAGGTGTCTCTTGACCTCTACCCCATCTAGGGTCCCTAAACACATTGATGTTTGGGGCCCAAAATGTCATTCCATTGGCTTGTCCTTGATTATAAACTGCCCTTGCTTCCAATCCAATTGCCTAAATTAGAATACAAGTACTTTTTATAAAACAATTATATCATATTAATTAATTTTAGTTAGTTGAGTATTTAACAAGAAGAAAGCATATGATTAAAGCAAATGGTTGTAACCACAGCTCTTATAATTACCAATGATTTAGTATTAAATTGGTACCGAGTTAACAAGGTTCACCTGGCCAATTCGGTACCATAGCCTGGCATCGAAAGAAGCTGCGGTGAGGATAACTTGTGGGAAACTTGTGGTGGACTTGATGGTACCATTGAGGAGAATGCCAAATCCCGAGTTAGAAACACCATGTAAAGCCTCTGACCACCACTCATAGGCAGGGATACCAAGTCGTGGGATTGCTGGTGCGGCATTGACTAGCTGTGGGATCTTCTCGTCAAGTGTGAGACGTGAGACGAGGTCATTGACGCGTGTGGAGATAGGTAGCGTGAGGTTGCA comes from the Helianthus annuus cultivar XRQ/B chromosome 4, HanXRQr2.0-SUNRISE, whole genome shotgun sequence genome and includes:
- the LOC110936922 gene encoding probable beta-D-xylosidase 7, whose amino-acid sequence is MRLYCSIQLILCLNLTIIIFTESAQPPFACDSSNPATKSYPFCNLTLPISTRVNDLVSRLTLDEKIPQLVNAAPAIPRLGIPAYEWWSEALHGVSNSGFGILLNGTIKSTTSFPQVILTAASFDARLWYRIGQAIGLEARAVYNQGQANGMTFWAPNINVFRDPRWGRGQETPGEDPLVGGIYAISYVRGVQGDTFEGGGLKDGHLQASACCKHFTAYDLDHWNGVGRFSFDAKVTKQDLADTYQPPFQSCIQNAQASGIMCAYNRVNGVPNCADKNLLTNIARKQWSFQGYIASDCDAVSIIYEVQNYTKTPEDAVSEVLKAGMDLNCGSYLNNHTKSAIQKKKLLESDIDRALSNLFTMRMRLGLFNGDPSSLPYGSIGPNQVCSKAHQDLALEAAKTGTVLLKNSDKLLPLKQTISSLAVIGPNANSSRTLIGNYAGPPCKSIEPLKALENYVNNTQYHKGCDSVNCTTASVSEAVEVAKKADYVVLFMGLDQTEEREDFDRVDLALPGQQQDLITAVAKAAKKPVVLVMICGGPVDISFAKSDPKIGAILWGGYPGESGGIALAEVIFGDHNPGGKLPMTWYPKEFNNTPMTDMRMRPDPSSGYPGRTYRFYTGPTVFPFGYGLSYSNYTYRFKNVTQDKLFLSQISSKGATLKTSDSVHYTPVDDIETEACKNAKFSATLEVENHGEMDGKHVVLLFVKRNQSGDGNDKPLTQLAGFESVKTIAGERVEVDFDISPCEHFRTANEDGLMVIEEGSYYITVGDQQYLISVFDRDVSNVTSTSYAEFSSHYTYFNYLAIIVVFLVSFDLLSYF